TGAGATAAGTGGACAATAATTCACATTGATGTGACCGTCCACAGAAAACACGAGGAGATGGATTCTGATTAGCTCAGCTACACTAGGAAGGATGAGTGTTTCTGGGGACTTCGCTAACGTATTCATCTTCACCAGTGAGATGTTTCCAACCTCCATCAGGAGTTTCGCAGTAGCCACAGCCAACATATCGGGGATGATAGGAGCAACTGTTGCCCCATATATCGCAGACTTGGTAGGTCCTACGATATTACTTATAACTGGTTATTTTCGCGGGTATGATATTTCGCGATTTTGTGGTACATTGATATATTCGTGAAACTATGATTTgagaaatattgagaaatagtTGAATCATATATATTCTGATTCACGATAATTTTCTTAATTAGTTCAAATCACGAAAATAACCGATTATACGGTACTTTATATAGCACCACCATGtgttaaaatattacataaagggcatttttttctacttttttttcaaaaatgaatatACCAATGTAAAGAGAACACTACCCTAagtgggataaataagttccccaacgtATGACGTATGTTATCTATCATGTTTAACTAACCTCTAGCTAAACCTcatgtcttttcaaaatttgaaaatcaacTAAAGAGAGTTGAACATAATAAACGTCACTTgttggaaaatatatttttgccgCATACCTCTCCTAACATCTCTATCAAAATTcgatattcttttattttagactttttgaataaaatacgttaaatatattatgtttctTCCAGGGACGACTTGTAGACAGCAGATTCGGTGCTGCATTGCCATATGTCGTATTTGGTGCATTGGCCATGGTGGctggagttatgtcccttgtttTACCGGAGACGCTTCATAAAAAGCTCCCAGAAGACATGAATGACATCAAGATCAGTGTTACTGATCATTCAAAGCGTCTCGCCATCATAAAACTGAGTGACAGTAAAATTACTGCGGAACCACGCACCCAGTTTACGATGGTTAATCTGGGCTCTAAAGGGAGATCACCCTGACAAACGTTCTCTTTAAATCAGATCCAGATTTTACAGGATTCTTGCCATATTATGTATAgtcttgtgtatatatatgttttatttttctacctaaactataaaatataatattattgtcTACATATTTGTTGATAGAACATCGAAATTGTTAGATTTTATTTATAGTTCATTTGCTTGTTATTTATAAcgttatatacatgcatatagaATTTGTACTTTATTTCTTCCAATAAATTGTTAtccttatttttttctattcctTTTAATTTAGATTTTCACTTCTTTTTTACTACATTATAAATTGAAATTACGTGTTGAGGACTAACCTCTCAATTTAACTGATTTACTTATACAATGatgccgcggtggccgagtggttaagatgtcccgacatattaccacaagccctccacctctgggatgtgggttcgaatcccatgtggggcagttgccaggtactgaccgctgaccggtggtttttctccgggtactccggctttcctccaccaacaaacctggcacgtccttacatgaccctggctgttaataggacgtaaaactaaacaaacaaactgatttACTTATACAATGATGTGTTAATTATACCATTATCATTTGAATCTTTGTCAGCTATTGATGTCGCAAGTATACCATCATATGGATTCAACATAAAAGTGATTCTTGAGCCATATTAAATTCCTTACAATCACTAACACTAATACCACACTTAGCATATCCTTGATAAtgaaggggttactatcactgacgtcatatccacccctcatagcaaaactgaattATTCTTGATGTTTTTGGAATAACGCTCAGTGAAAAAAGAACACTGTAAGAGGAAAGTTCCTCTGATGGAGCGCTACAAGAACATATTAGTCTCCCTATTTGTACTATCGGTTTGTGATGATAGGTGTAAATGTTGAAAAGGTCTCATAAATTTGACATAATTGTGTTTCCCTGTAGTGGCTGCTGCTTCGCAACGCAACCCGCGTTTGACCATTTGAAACGGAAATTCTAAAGCCAGCAAGATTGGTCAAACACATAGAAATgaactaaaaaaaaacagtcACAACCCCGATACATTTAGACGGCAACTTTTTTCCTATCCGAGGGAAGAGCGTGAACATGTTCTCATGAATTTTGGCCAAAACAACGTGAACATAACCTAAGAACAAATATGGCAATAGCTGGAGCAGGGGACGTGGGAAAATTAGCAATTTATCGATTTATAGATTATCTTCTTAACATTGAAGAAACCTAATCGGACACACCACTTAATATACATTTAACAATCCTGGAAAAAACCAACGCCTTTTAATATTGAACGCTAACTATTCAAAAATAATTCagattcaataaaataaatttcactTATTTAATGTAATCTGACTAGTAATTATTTCTATGCCCAATACATTAGTGACACTCGTGCCAGCGTTTTTCACATTACTAAGCACGTGACGTGTACGGTACCGTAACGTCAATATAAAGAAATCTTCGGAAATTCGTCAATAAACAAACTTCACATAACTTTACGACCTATCATTacttaaaattatataaattcacATTTAATCTTATAATCACATTTCGCGGCCACAGACAAGAAAGTCAAATTGAAGCGAAAGCCTAACCATTACTCTGTCGCCATGCTTCTTCTCGGTTGCTCTTTTAGCTCCTGCTTTGGAGGTGGTGTTAGATTTTGTTTCGTTTGGCCGAAATTATCCCCGGAGAACAGTGTTCTTGTATCAAAAACATTTCGACCAAAGTTTGATTACTGATTAGTCACTAAAAGGTTCGACTTTATGTAACAATGGGAGACGATCTTATTCCGAATGATACCGTTACATGAACTCCAAACTTTTCGGGAACGTTCCATTAACTAGGATCTTTTCAACCATCATCTAATGCTTgatatattccgtctttgcatattacagatttagaTCCATTTcgagtaggtatccattgtgacggcATTATTTTGCGAGCCCAATTTACGTCGTTTCCTCTGAAAGGAATGaagttacgctcgcaaacacacgaaatcacaatcaatacctacccgcaagggcagataactctgaaatatgcaaatacagaatatgtatCTTTATCAAGTGACGACGtttgtatttaatatttgaatCAACAAAATAGGCtacatagaaatataacacaatTTTTTTTGATTTCTCTAGAAACATAAAAAACTAATGATATTTCCATTTTCTTGTTAAAACAGATATAGAGTGGTTgcttaaaattgaaaatgtaaataccaaacgtacatatgtacatcaaaatattaATCGTTAACATTATGCAATACAACAACTAAAAGGTATAATCTAAATGCAACTTTATATTACAGAACACATCTGTATAGAAAATGGCAACAAATATTCGAGACCATCAACTACATAGATTTTTTGGCATAATTTTAGTTGTGTAATATTATCGGTTGTGAACATTTACAGGGTTAAAAGAACCTCAAACAATCAGTCGTCAACGACTGAAAAACAagctatatatattatctatgcggtaacagaatatatatatatatatatatataattataacaatatatattaattacaaacaTTATGTAGAGAGGCATGTCAATTTCCTGGGTATTTGTTTGGCTAAAATACAGACTGTCCACGACAACGGGAGTAAACAGAAATAAGCTATACAGTGTTATCTTTCTTCGGATAAATTCAATTTTACAGTAATAAACAAATGCTGAGTGATGTTTCAACATCATCAAATAGCGGAATACATTCACCTCGAAAAAATGCTACAATATAATCACCACAAAAACTGGTATGTTTACAGTAATGTGGTTTCCTGACAAACACGCCGTTACACTGACAAGCAACTCAAGTAATCGCCAATACCGTACGTACGCACAGGATAGGATTCCTAAAGCAGGGAGGGTATACATGTAAACGTGGGTATTTCTGCAAGTGCGATTTTCGATTATTCAGCCTAAAAATGTTGCAGTGTGGGTTTTATCCGCGCTGTGTATCTGATAGTCTAGTCACTGATATGTCAAGATTTGCATTTGTTTCATGTTCGCGAGAACGATATATTCGTAGATATTTGATGAAAATCGAAGCAGGCGGTTTTACGGGTATCCGCCATCTGCTTTAGCGAGATTTGATCTGCGAAAAAAATGGGTCGTGGAATTTCGACATTTCTTTTACGCGTAAATATGGAGATTGTTTCTATATGTTACAAGGTACGTGTATAATTACGTATCCATATCACAACATTCGGTTCAAAGGTGTAACAAAATAACGTAACAAATATctaactaattatatataagatatatatacactattaatACTAAACTTCTTAAATGCCATTATAAACTGGAATTCCTGAGCGTCTTATAATGTTGATATGATGCCGTTATGACGTATAAATATCAGTAAACCTAAGTATACACTGAGCGAAAACAAAGGTTATgccaaaacataaaaaatatacacatgAACAACCATGTTTTTTGAGGTACCTTGAGTTCAGCTGTGACTGGCCTTACACAAACATTGTCATTGTTGGAAATACATTTCATAATAGCAGAACGTTGGTTACCAAAGCGAATGCTTGGTTGCTCGCTGATGCTGCTCAAATTCAGTGAATATCGATCAATGGCAGCGATATCACACACAGGATATGATCTGAAGTTTATTTGCCATTTTATAATCTTGGAATAATCCTGGTTTGATCGGCACCACCACCTCTCGCGTTTCACGGATAAAGTTGCTGCTTAAAGTTACACAATCAAGACATTGATATTTCACGTTATAAAAAGTCAATACATGAATGGTAAGTGCACCTTTCTTATTACACGAGGAGGTAGGTCGCCCTgataatatacagtatacagtacttTATTCTTAGAGATGAACATGACATTATAGTCAAGACGGCATGAAAAGACGGACTTCATCAAAAAACAAAAAGTGGTAAAAAATATTAAGGCGCCAGTTTTGTTCTCGAAAGCGGGTGTCCAAGATCACAAACGATGTGTTTTTAATGGATTAACATTATATATGGAAGAGATCTTCGATGGTTTTGAACCCATACACCTGGGGTGCACGTGTCTCTTCCATATCCTTGCCGTCAAGACGTTTGCCAACGAGGAACTCTTTGTTGAGCTTTTTCTGCGCCCATGTTATAATCGTGTCGATGGTGGGCGTGTCTACTTCTGCGATTTGAGCTATTCCCTTCATCACTACCAGGCCGAACGGCACGTCCTCTCGGATGTACCTGTAATTAAAGTCTGGAACAAAACCATCCGAGACTTCTTTCATTGGATGAAGGAGGCCGTCATATGCCTTGTTCGTCTGCATAGCGTTCTTCAGACATCCGTGGTCCGTTATCTCGTGACAGTAATACTCCCGGTACCAGTCCAGGATGTGTATAACCGCTGACATGTCGACTGTAGGACGTTTTTCCTGAATAACCTTCGCTGTTTTTACAACTTCATCGCTGACCTTTGACAAAAGATCGGCTTGCTCATCGTCAACTCCTTGGTAAAACAATGGCTTCGCTTCGAGGACCTCGTCGTTGTAGCCTCTCCACCGGCCATACATCAGGGGTGGGTGGATGATACTCTTCGCCATCAGGTTGATGGCGACGTAGTTGTTAATGACCTTGAAGACAGGATTCTCTCCGAAGATGAATTGAATGACGTCGAGAGAATGTGTTGTTAGGTTGCTCTTGCTGCCTATCAGTATTGCGGCACCTAGAGCTTCTTTAAACCCTAACAGCTGCACGTGACGGCCGAATTCCATTGTCCGACATGCCCAAGGAAGAGATTCAAACGAGGCGACAGCACACACTTTGGCCTTATCTCCAATTGCTTTTACCGCCTGAAATTCAAATCCAGCCTGTCCTGGTAAGCCAATCAGCAACGTGTTTTCCAAAATATGCGGAGCTATTGCTTTCAGATATTGCGCATGGGCAAAGGCCGGAACGGTGAAGAATATCATGTGGATACCTTCAGCTGCCTTTGCAGGGTCCTTGGTTACCAACGACGGTCTCGACTTAACGTCTTCCACGTGATCCTCACTATAGGTAATAGAAATTGTCATGTCATCCTCCTCAAGCGCTTTAGTCCAACGATCGGCCTCGTCAGCATACAGGGTCAACACGCGCACTTCCACGTGCGGCCGAGAGGAAGCCAGAGCGGCCATACAATGGGCTCCATTTCCACCGCCACAGACGAGGATCTTTAATGTGCCTTCCTGGTCTAGATCTTCTGTAATAGATAATAAAACAATTCCgataataaaacataataaaacataattctTTAACAGATAATCaagtataatatttatcaaatgttgATTTTAGCGTACGCTTTCGGTGTAAGCTGCCGCCAATCATAGATGTTTCTTGTTCAGTTCAAAATACTCAAAGTAGTTTCTATTTAAAACAGGAAAAGTAAAGTACTTTTATAAAGCATGATATGAACTGGTGGATCAGCTTTTCATGAATTAGTAATGATGCATTAATGTACGCGACGACCAACAAAAAGCTAAATATATAAAGTCCATGGTTTATTTGGCCCAAATGTACCCGCATTACATATGATATAAAGGTGAATAGCTATAAACCCGATCATCTGCGGGAGGAATTTTGgtattttgttcaaatagatgTAAATGGAGGTATGTAAACTTTCGCAGATCCATG
This portion of the Argopecten irradians isolate NY chromosome 6, Ai_NY, whole genome shotgun sequence genome encodes:
- the LOC138324799 gene encoding opine dehydrogenase-like isoform X2, with translation MDVNLVKQTNLQTMTGFSAWKEDLDQEGTLKILVCGGGNGAHCMAALASSRPHVEVRVLTLYADEADRWTKALEEDDMTISITYSEDHVEDVKSRPSLVTKDPAKAAEGIHMIFFTVPAFAHAQYLKAIAPHILENTLLIGLPGQAGFEFQAVKAIGDKAKVCAVASFESLPWACRTMEFGRHVQLLGFKEALGAAILIGSKSNLTTHSLDVIQFIFGENPVFKVINNYVAINLMAKSIIHPPLMYGRWRGYNDEVLEAKPLFYQGVDDEQADLLSKVSDEVVKTAKVIQEKRPTVDMSAVIHILDWYREYYCHEITDHGCLKNAMQTNKAYDGLLHPMKEVSDGFVPDFNYRYIREDVPFGLVVMKGIAQIAEVDTPTIDTIITWAQKKLNKEFLVGKRLDGKDMEETRAPQVYGFKTIEDLFHI
- the LOC138324799 gene encoding opine dehydrogenase-like isoform X1, coding for MSKEPLRKMDGRRLSRHFSRAEDLDQEGTLKILVCGGGNGAHCMAALASSRPHVEVRVLTLYADEADRWTKALEEDDMTISITYSEDHVEDVKSRPSLVTKDPAKAAEGIHMIFFTVPAFAHAQYLKAIAPHILENTLLIGLPGQAGFEFQAVKAIGDKAKVCAVASFESLPWACRTMEFGRHVQLLGFKEALGAAILIGSKSNLTTHSLDVIQFIFGENPVFKVINNYVAINLMAKSIIHPPLMYGRWRGYNDEVLEAKPLFYQGVDDEQADLLSKVSDEVVKTAKVIQEKRPTVDMSAVIHILDWYREYYCHEITDHGCLKNAMQTNKAYDGLLHPMKEVSDGFVPDFNYRYIREDVPFGLVVMKGIAQIAEVDTPTIDTIITWAQKKLNKEFLVGKRLDGKDMEETRAPQVYGFKTIEDLFHI